CATGACAAATGGCGTCCACTTCCCGGATATTGGCTAAGAACTTGTTGCCTAAACCTTCCCCCTTGGAGGCACCCTTAACGATCCCAGCAATATCGGTAAATTCAAAGGTGGTTGGGATGGTCTTTTTGGGTTGGTAGATTTCACTAAGCTTCCACAAACGTTGGTCGGGCACTTCCACAACCCCCACATTAGGGTCAATCGTCGCAAAAGGATAGTTAGCGGCTTCCACTTGAGACTTGGTTATGGCGTTAAATAAAGTAGATTTCCCTACATTAGGTAAACCTACGATTCCTGCTGTTAAAGGCATGGTTTTTCGGTCACTCTTTCTCTTTAAAATTCTTGGTCTTCACTGAGCCACTTCAAGCTTCAAGGCCAGCTTATCATCTAGGCAGCTGACACTTTAAGAAATCGGCAGCTACTTGCCTTGGTCATCATGGCCAATGACTTTTTTCATTTTCTTTTCAAATTCGCGCCGTGGCATCATGACAGACTGCCCACAGCCTTGACACTTCATGCGGATATCGGCCCCCATGCGGATCAACTTCCAGGCATTGGTCTTACACGGATGGGGCTTCTTCATTTCCACGATATCATTTAAATCATAATTTTTTTCAGCCATCTTCTTCACCTCAATCATCAAAACGAATGTCTAAGATATCCAAGATCCGGGTGAGGTCTTCTTGGGATAGGTATTCAATTTCAATCTTGCCGGCTTGGCCCTTGGGTTTAATCTGCACATTGGTGCCGAACTTATCCATGAGGTGTTCTTCGCCCTCAAGTAAATAAGTAGGTTTTTCCGACTTATTATTGGCCACTTTAGGAGCTGGTTGGACCGGTTCATTGAGGTTTTGGACCAGCTTTTCCAAGTGACGAACGGTAATGCCTTCGTCGACGACTTTCTTGGCCAGTCGGCTTTGTTCTTTCTTATTTTTTAACCCTAATAAGGTCCGGGCTTGGCCCATGGACAGTTCTTTGTTTTGCAGGAGCTCCTTGACATCTTCATTTAAGTCGAGGAGTCTCAAGGTATTGGCCAGGTGGGACCGGCTCTTGCCTAGGCGTTTGGCCGCTTCAGCCTGGGTCAGGTCGAGTTCATCCATTAAATTCCGGTAGGCTTGGGCCTCTTCTAGGGGGGTCAGGTCCTCCCGTTGCAGGTTTTCAATGATGGCGGTCTCGATCATTTGGGCATCGGTCATTTCCCGAACTAAGGCCGGAATGCTATCGTAGCCCGCCAGTTTCATGGCCCGGAAGCGCCGTTCCCCAGCGATAATTTCATAGCCCTTGATGGCCGATTTTCTCAGGGTAATGGGTTGTAAAAGCCCTTGTTCTTCAATAGAATCAGCTAATTCTTGGAGGGCAGTGGGGTCAAATTCCGTCCGCGGTTGGTAGGGATTGGGACGGATCTCATCAAGAGGAATCTCTTGGACTTGGTCTTGGCGGCTTTGGTCTTGTCCGCTCTCATTCGCCTCTGCTTCCTCAGCTTCTTGGTCGATGGCTTGGGCCTGTTGGGTCAGGTCGGTGGCTTCATTATCGAAGGAGTCCCCGGGAAAGAGGGCCCCGATCCCCTTACCCAGACCCCGGTTTTTCTTACTGGTCATTTGCGAGCACTTCCTTTGCCAGTTGTAGGTAGACTTGCGCCCCTTTGGAACTCATATCGTAATCAATGATCGATTGGCCGTAGGAGGGCGCTTCCGACAAACGCACATTACGCGGGATCAAGGTATTATAGACCTTGTCGCCAAAGTACTTACGAACTTCTTCGACCACTTCATTGGCCAAGTTGGTCCGCGAGTCGAACATGGTCATCAAGACCCCTTCAATCTTCAAATGAGGGTTAAAGTGTTTTTGGACCAGTTGAATGGTATTAAGTAACTGACTCAAGCCTTCCAGGGCATAGTATTCACTCTGTACCGGGATCAAGATCGCATCCGCCGCGGTAAAGGCATTAATGGTCAAGTGGCCTAGGGAGGGTGGACAGTCGATAATGACATAGTCGTAATTTTCCTTGACCCCATCAATGGCCTGCTTCATCCGGGCTTCCCGGTGAGGGAGGTTGGTCAGTTCCACTTCTGCCCCGGCTAATTGGATGGTGGCTGGAACCAAGACCAGGTTTTCCCGCGATGATTGCTGGATGGTGGTAGCCATATCCACATCATTAACTAAAACATCATAAATATCCCGCTCGACTTCCGCTTTAGAGATGCCTAAACCACTGGTCGCATTTCCCTGGGCATCACTATCGACTAAGAGCACTTGTTTGTCTGAATAAGCCAGTGCAGCAGCTAAGTTGACCGCTGTTGTCGTTTTACCGACGCCACCTTTTTGATTGGCTATGGCAATGACCTTCCCCATGTTAATCCTCCTAAAACTAAGCAATGAAAAAAGGAACGAATGCGTTCCTTAATCCCCGCATTTCTTCCAAGTTAATCATTAACTCTTCGCTATCTTTTCTACTGTATCCGTTAAGCGCTCTTCCCTCAATCAGGAAAAGCGGTCCTTAGCGTGTCAAATCAGTTTACCTGACTGATTGCTGGGCTTTGACATTGGCCTAGAATTTACCGCTCCAGGCCCCAGACCAGGGCTTAAAAACTGATTTGCATCGGTCTCTTTTATTGTATCAAAAAAAGCTTGACTTTGCTCAATAAATATTAGCTGATTGCCTCTAACTTGCCTTTAGAGGTAAAGGTCCCGTCTGGAAAAATAAATGACCGACCCATAATCGATCAAGAGACTGACTACAACCATGGCTAGGGAAGAGACGAGAAAGTAATGGGTATCCTGACAAATCTTATCGGGATCGTAAACAGTAAACAAGGTACAATAATCCAGCCAATCCAGCTGATCAGATAGTTTCCGAAAGACGTCAGCAAGATAAAAGAACATCACCAAGCTAGTGGAAGCCGCTAAAGCCTGGCTCTTTACGCCATATTCAGCCGACGGTCCTATTAATTGGATAAAATTATACTCTAAAATATATAAATTAAAAGCTTTTTTTCAATTCCAAGTAAAAAAGAGTCACCCCTTAAGGAGTAACTCTATGAAAATCTCTTATTACTTAATTTTTACCCGATATGGAAGAAATTGCGCAAGCGTTCTGCCTGTCTTTGACCAATGATAACATCCAGCTGCCGGCTTTTACTAATCGACAAGACATAGACAAAAGCACCCACACTAGCTAAGACCAGTAATTCCACTAGGGCACCCAAGCGATTAGGCGCTCCGATCACGACCTTGAAAAAGATCAGTAAGAGCCCATCAATCACTAACATGAGCCCACTAGCCTTCAAGGCGCCCGATAAGCGACCTAAAACTGCCTTGCCACTGAGCTGAACCCGGGCATGAATGATCACCAGGTAGTAAACACACATATAAACAAAGGCCAGGATGGAGGCGTACATGGCGCCTTCACTACCAAAGACAGCCAAGAGCGGGTATTGGACGATCAATTTCATGACCACCCCGAGGGCAATCCCAACCATGGCCCGTTTTTGGTCATCCATGGCTTGTAAGACCATCACTAAAACGGAAAAGAGTCCCATGGGAATGGCCATCACTGAAGAGATCTGTAAGTACCATTCACCTAGAGGATCATAAATCCCGTAAAGGAGTTGGTAAACCGGACCCGCCACCAGGGCCATTCCCAAGGAAGCCGGTAGCATGACCAGACTGAAAAGATTCAAGGTATGTAAGATCACTTCCCGGGTCTTGGTGAAGCTGGCCTTGACCTTGTGAGTCAGCTTAGCCCGGCGGTAGTGGGTCAATTCCCGGATATAGGTATCGGTCACCACCGGAACCGAAGTCGAAGCAATGGCGGTGGCAAAGGAGAGGATGATTTGAATCACCCGCCGCGCATTGGCATTAAAGACCCCATATTGGTAGACTAATTGGTCATGGGCTAAATCGCTCACCCGCTGCATCACCGGCATGTAGGTATTCATATCAATCAAGTTGATGACTTCAACAATTGACCCGGTGATGACAAAGGGAATGGCCACCCGGACAATCTCGAACAAGAGACTCCTGGTAGAAACCGTATTAGTATCCACATAGCCTTCAGGCAGCTGGTACTGGTCTTTATCGCGGATATAGTAGAAAACCAAGGTGATAATGGCCACCACCGCCCCGATAAAGGCCGCAAAAGTGGAGTGCCCCACCGCCGCTGCCACCGAACCGTCTAAGAGC
The nucleotide sequence above comes from Aerococcus urinae. Encoded proteins:
- a CDS encoding DUF951 domain-containing protein; this translates as MAEKNYDLNDIVEMKKPHPCKTNAWKLIRMGADIRMKCQGCGQSVMMPRREFEKKMKKVIGHDDQGK
- a CDS encoding ParB/RepB/Spo0J family partition protein — encoded protein: MTSKKNRGLGKGIGALFPGDSFDNEATDLTQQAQAIDQEAEEAEANESGQDQSRQDQVQEIPLDEIRPNPYQPRTEFDPTALQELADSIEEQGLLQPITLRKSAIKGYEIIAGERRFRAMKLAGYDSIPALVREMTDAQMIETAIIENLQREDLTPLEEAQAYRNLMDELDLTQAEAAKRLGKSRSHLANTLRLLDLNEDVKELLQNKELSMGQARTLLGLKNKKEQSRLAKKVVDEGITVRHLEKLVQNLNEPVQPAPKVANNKSEKPTYLLEGEEHLMDKFGTNVQIKPKGQAGKIEIEYLSQEDLTRILDILDIRFDD
- a CDS encoding ParA family protein; translated protein: MGKVIAIANQKGGVGKTTTAVNLAAALAYSDKQVLLVDSDAQGNATSGLGISKAEVERDIYDVLVNDVDMATTIQQSSRENLVLVPATIQLAGAEVELTNLPHREARMKQAIDGVKENYDYVIIDCPPSLGHLTINAFTAADAILIPVQSEYYALEGLSQLLNTIQLVQKHFNPHLKIEGVLMTMFDSRTNLANEVVEEVRKYFGDKVYNTLIPRNVRLSEAPSYGQSIIDYDMSSKGAQVYLQLAKEVLANDQ
- a CDS encoding putative polysaccharide biosynthesis protein; protein product: MPKNEKDLEVIDQEARAKAKLNEGSAWMSISSMVSRIIGVLYIIPWMRWIGDPHTGTQANALYSIGYNYYLIFLSVAIAGVPAAISKQMTNYMARGEYGTSRRLFKSGAILMTLTGVVCAILLYLAAPALSQNLPAAREEDVVLVIRSLVPALAVIPLLSILRGGFQAYLEMKQSAISQVTEQIARVAYMLVAVYVIRQLLDGSVAAAVGHSTFAAFIGAVVAIITLVFYYIRDKDQYQLPEGYVDTNTVSTRSLLFEIVRVAIPFVITGSIVEVINLIDMNTYMPVMQRVSDLAHDQLVYQYGVFNANARRVIQIILSFATAIASTSVPVVTDTYIRELTHYRRAKLTHKVKASFTKTREVILHTLNLFSLVMLPASLGMALVAGPVYQLLYGIYDPLGEWYLQISSVMAIPMGLFSVLVMVLQAMDDQKRAMVGIALGVVMKLIVQYPLLAVFGSEGAMYASILAFVYMCVYYLVIIHARVQLSGKAVLGRLSGALKASGLMLVIDGLLLIFFKVVIGAPNRLGALVELLVLASVGAFVYVLSISKSRQLDVIIGQRQAERLRNFFHIG